One Metamycoplasma gateae genomic window, TATTAAGATTTAAAGAAATAATAAAATTAAACAGTGAAATTATCAAAAATAATTTTGATGAAAATGGATATGATTTAAACGTTGTAAATCAATATTATGATTTAATTAATAAAAAGATTTCACGACTTATTGCTTCGACAGGATCAAGAACATTAAATATTTTTAATTGATATGATTATTACACAAAAACAATTAAAGAAATTATGGATAATTTTGCAACCTTAGCATTAATGGTTGATAATAAAAAATTAACAGAGAAAAAAGATCAAGATGAATTTAGTGCTGCTTATTTCCAATCTGAAGGTGAAATAAAAGAGGGCAAACAAGTAGGTAAGAAATCATTGAACCAACTTGGATATTCTTTATTGGGTATCTCAGCAGTTATTGCATTAGCATCAATAATTTTTACATCAATTAAAAGACAACAATTAAAATCAGCTAAATTAAAGAAGTTTTCAATATTATCTATAAGTATTATTTTAGCGTTATTTATTACTTCAATATTAATGATAATTTTATAAATTAAAAACACCAATTAATTTAATGGTGTTTTTTTATTATTTATTTTTTTTCTACTGATTTTGCTTTAGCTTTTTCTACTAGTAGTTTTTCAACTCTATCGTTATATTCTTTTACTTCTTTATCAGCTTGTTTGTAAAGTTCAAATGATTTTGGATCATTTAATTCAGCTAATCTTTCAAAAATATTAATTGATAGTTTGCCTTGTTCGAATTGTTTGAATGGTACAAATGTTTTTACTTGTTCTGGTTTTATACCATATAATGAAGATAACTCATTAATTCTTGCTTCGTATTCTTCATTTGAAACATGTAGTTTTTCTTCGTCAACTATTTTTCCAAAAACAAATGATTTAATTAAATTCTTTTTAGCTTCTTCTTTATATAGTTTTATAATTTCATCTTTTGATGTATTTGTAAATTCAATATAATCTTTTTCGCTAATACCTTTTTGTTTTAGTTGGTTAACAAATCCTCTGTAGTATTTTTCAGCTTCTTCATTAACAATTATTTCAGACATTTTAATTGTTGTACCGTTAATAACTTCATTTATTGATTGATCAACAAAAGATGAACTATTTAAATGTAATTTTTCTTTTAAAGCATTAATTTTTATATATTCATCAAATGATGCTAAATCATTAACTAATGGATTAACTTTTACTTCTTGTAAGAATTGTTCATTAATTTCAGGATAATTTGATGTTTTGATTGAGTTAATTGTAACTCTAAACACAACGTCTTTTCCTGCTAAATCTTTAGCGTGATATGTTTCAGGGAATTTTAGATTTAGATCTTTTGTTTCGCCTTTTTTAAGACCGATCATTTGTTCTTCAAAACCAGGAATAAATTGTTTTGAACCAATAACTAGATCAAATTTTTCAGCTTCTCCTCCATCAAATTTTTCACCATTAATAAAGCCAGTAAAGTCAAAGTTAACATGGTCATTTAATTTGATTGGCTCTTCAGAATCTAACATAACAACATAATTTTCTAGTAGTTTATTTTTAGATGTTTCTAATTCTTCTTTACTTAATTCTAAAGAATTTAATTTACTTGATATTTTTTTGTAATTACCTAATTTTACTTCCGGAAAAAGAGGAAATACAAATTCAAATACTGCTTTTTCTAATGTTAGTTCTTTAACATCAAATGATGGTCTGTAGTTTTCAATAATCTTATCATCATCATTTAATTGAGTAATAATATGGTTTTTATAAACTGATTCAAAATTATCATTTACTGTCTTGTCATAAATTTTAACTGGATCTATACGTTTTAAAGCTTCAAAAAGTGGTGCTTTACCTTTTCTAAATCCTGGTACTGTTACTTGTTGTGCTAATGATTTTTTTGCTTTTTCAACAGCTTTGTTTCAATCATCACCTTCTAAAACATAGTCAATTATTAACTCTGTGTTTTCTTTGTTATATTTTCTTGACATTTTTTTCTCCTTGAATAAAAAATATTGTAAATATTATAACATTATTTAATTATTTAAATAATGAATATAGTTTTTTCTCATCTGAAGTTAAATCTTCTTCATTCTTTAAACCAAACAATACATCTGTAACGTTAATAATTGTTTGATATTCATTGTTTGTTCGATTTTTTAATAAATCAATTCAGTTTTGAAATAAATAAGCACTAAATACTTGACGAGCAATTTTACTTTTTGCTACATCTTCTTTAAAAAGATTTAATATCTCTTTTTCTAATTTAGCTATAGATTCATTTTTTAAAAAAGAACCATCTTTTGAAGGATTAATTATTTCATTTTCAATCTTGTAATCAAAATCAATTCCTTTTGATTGTAAAAGGTCATAAATTAATGTTTGAAATCCTTTATTATCAAAATCTTCTCCGCTGAAAAAATATTGAAATTCAGATTCAAATTTTTCAAGTTCTCTATTTTTCAACTCATTATAACCTAGCATAAAAACGTAATCCATTTTTTTGTTTTTTAATGAATTAATTAATGATAAAGTATCTAAATTTGTTTTTGTTTTAAGGTTATTTTTTTTAATTTGGAATAAAATTGTAGTTCTAAAAGCATCAATTTCGTTTTGCATGGCACTAATTGGAAATTGTTTTTTACCTTCATCTAGAAGATAAATTGCTTTTAATGGGTCTTCATATCTTATATTGCTAATTTCGTCTATAAACTTATTAAATTCTTGTTCTAATGTATTGCTCATAAAAAGAATTTTACACTATTTTGAGTGTAAAATTTTCTTAATTTTAATAATGATATTATTAATATATCTATAATTAATTTATAATTTAATATATAAAAACCTAAGACTGAACAAAAATAATTTAATGTGATTAAGGAGTTTTAAATAATATGTCTAAAATTAAAAAAATATATGCTTATGAAGTGTTAGATAGTAGAGGAAATCCAACAGTTAAAGTAGAAGTTACAACAAAAAAAGCTTTTGCTGAAGCATTAGTACCTTCAGGAGCATCAACAGGATCTAAAGAAGCTTTAGAATTAAGAGATAAAAATACAAAATATGAGAGCAATTGATTCGGGGGAAAGGGTGTTCAAACAGCCTGTGATAATATAAATAATGAGATTTCAAGAATTCTTGTGGGGATTGATGTTAAAAAACAAGAACTAATTGATAATTTAATGATTGATGCAGATGGTACTGAAACTAAATCAAGATTTGGTGCAAACGCAATATTGGCCGTATCTTTAGCCTGTGCTAAAGTCGCTGCAATCGAAACAAAACAGCCATTGTATCAATACTTAGCATCACTTAAAAAACTTGATAATAATTTATTTAGTTTACCAGTTCCCATGTTAAATGTTATTAATGGTGGAGAACACGCTTCAAATACAATAGATTTTCAAGAATTTATGATTATGCCTCTTGGAGCTAAAACCTTTAAAGAATCATTACAAATGGCTAACAAGGTATTCCATACACTTGCTAAATTATTAAAGAAAGCTGGACACGGAACACAAGTAGGCGATGAAGGTGGATTTGCACCTAATTTACACACTCACGAAGAAGCATTAGATTTCTTAGTTAATGCAATTAAAGAGGCCGGATATAATCCATCAACAAAAGGTGAAAATGCTGTTGCAATTTGTTTAGATGCTGCTTGTTCAGAATTATTTAATGAAGAAACAAAAACATATATTTTCAAAAAATTTAAGAAAGCAGTTCTTGAAAAAAGACAAGGATTTGAAAAATATGCAAAAGCTAAATTTGAATTTACTTCAGAAGAATTAACAAATTACTTTGGAAAATTAATAGATAAATATCCTATTATATCAATCGAAGATTCACACCATGAAAACGATTGAAACGGTTTTATCCAAATGAAAAAAGAGTACGGTAAAAAGGTTCAATTAGTAGGTGATGATTTAATTGTTACAAACCCAAAATATATTCAAATGGCTATTGATAAAAAAGCAATTAATGCATCATTAATAAAAATTAACCAAATTGGATCATTAACAGAAACAATTAAAGCTATTCAAATGTCTCAAGCTGCAAACTTCGTTCCTGTTATATCACACCGTTCAGGTGAAACAGAAGATACTTTTATAGCCGATTTGGCTGTTGCATTTAGTACAAACGAAATTAAAACAGGTTCAATGTCAAGAACTGATAGAATTGCTAAATATAATAGATTAATAAAAATAGAAGATGAATTAAAAGAAAGAGGAATTTATTTAGGTGAGAAAGCCTTTTCTAACTTAAAATAAAATAATTATCGATAAAATAAACTGCCCTAAAAAAGTTAATTAAAAAAGCCTAAACAGAATTTGTTTAAGGCTTTTTTAATTAATCGATTTTAACTTTAACAGCTGCACCCA contains:
- the tig gene encoding trigger factor produces the protein MSRKYNKENTELIIDYVLEGDDWNKAVEKAKKSLAQQVTVPGFRKGKAPLFEALKRIDPVKIYDKTVNDNFESVYKNHIITQLNDDDKIIENYRPSFDVKELTLEKAVFEFVFPLFPEVKLGNYKKISSKLNSLELSKEELETSKNKLLENYVVMLDSEEPIKLNDHVNFDFTGFINGEKFDGGEAEKFDLVIGSKQFIPGFEEQMIGLKKGETKDLNLKFPETYHAKDLAGKDVVFRVTINSIKTSNYPEINEQFLQEVKVNPLVNDLASFDEYIKINALKEKLHLNSSSFVDQSINEVINGTTIKMSEIIVNEEAEKYYRGFVNQLKQKGISEKDYIEFTNTSKDEIIKLYKEEAKKNLIKSFVFGKIVDEEKLHVSNEEYEARINELSSLYGIKPEQVKTFVPFKQFEQGKLSINIFERLAELNDPKSFELYKQADKEVKEYNDRVEKLLVEKAKAKSVEKK
- the eno gene encoding phosphopyruvate hydratase, which translates into the protein MSKIKKIYAYEVLDSRGNPTVKVEVTTKKAFAEALVPSGASTGSKEALELRDKNTKYESNWFGGKGVQTACDNINNEISRILVGIDVKKQELIDNLMIDADGTETKSRFGANAILAVSLACAKVAAIETKQPLYQYLASLKKLDNNLFSLPVPMLNVINGGEHASNTIDFQEFMIMPLGAKTFKESLQMANKVFHTLAKLLKKAGHGTQVGDEGGFAPNLHTHEEALDFLVNAIKEAGYNPSTKGENAVAICLDAACSELFNEETKTYIFKKFKKAVLEKRQGFEKYAKAKFEFTSEELTNYFGKLIDKYPIISIEDSHHENDWNGFIQMKKEYGKKVQLVGDDLIVTNPKYIQMAIDKKAINASLIKINQIGSLTETIKAIQMSQAANFVPVISHRSGETEDTFIADLAVAFSTNEIKTGSMSRTDRIAKYNRLIKIEDELKERGIYLGEKAFSNLK